One window from the genome of Pseudonocardia hierapolitana encodes:
- a CDS encoding MFS transporter, protein MTRTTGWPAVIVVATGIFTVVTAEMLPVGLLTPIAAALAVSEGVAGQTLTITGVVAAVSAPLVVPALGRLDRRTALVALMGLLALANLLAAWSPTFAVMIVARVVVGIAMGGVWSVAAGLAVRLVQAGSVGRATATIFSGIAVASVLGVPAGTFLGAIAGWRAAFVVVATVSAAVALAMAVLLPRLPAERAAGLSGITALLRNPRVVTGLVVVALLVIGHFGAYTYVRPVLEARAIDAPLIGTLLLVYGVAGVAGNFVSGTAAARSVRRTVLVLAGLLVAAVLLLALAPSAPLAAVALVVWGLGYGGVSVTAQTWMTVAAPDARETASSLFAGVFNGAIALGAVGGGLVVDGFGPTAVLAWGAVLVLGAPAAMALGRPVR, encoded by the coding sequence GTGACTCGCACGACCGGTTGGCCGGCCGTGATCGTGGTGGCGACCGGCATCTTCACGGTCGTCACGGCGGAGATGCTTCCGGTCGGGCTGCTCACCCCGATCGCCGCCGCGCTCGCGGTGAGTGAGGGCGTGGCCGGGCAGACGCTCACCATCACCGGGGTGGTCGCGGCGGTCTCCGCGCCGCTGGTGGTGCCCGCGCTGGGGCGTCTGGACCGGCGCACGGCGCTGGTGGCGCTGATGGGGCTGCTCGCTCTCGCCAACCTGCTCGCCGCGTGGTCGCCCACCTTCGCCGTGATGATCGTCGCCCGGGTCGTGGTGGGGATCGCGATGGGGGGCGTCTGGTCGGTCGCGGCGGGGCTCGCGGTGCGGCTGGTCCAGGCGGGCTCCGTGGGGCGCGCCACCGCCACGATCTTCAGCGGCATCGCCGTGGCGTCCGTGCTGGGCGTGCCTGCGGGCACGTTCCTCGGGGCGATCGCGGGGTGGCGGGCGGCGTTCGTGGTGGTCGCGACGGTGTCGGCGGCGGTTGCGCTCGCGATGGCGGTGCTGCTCCCCCGGCTTCCGGCCGAGCGCGCGGCGGGTCTCTCCGGCATCACCGCGCTGTTGCGCAACCCGCGGGTCGTCACCGGGCTCGTCGTGGTGGCGCTGCTGGTGATCGGGCACTTCGGCGCCTACACCTACGTGCGTCCCGTGCTGGAGGCGCGCGCGATCGACGCCCCGCTGATCGGCACGCTGCTACTGGTCTACGGCGTGGCAGGCGTGGCGGGCAACTTCGTCTCGGGCACGGCCGCGGCCCGGTCGGTGCGGCGCACCGTGCTCGTGCTCGCCGGGCTGCTCGTGGCCGCCGTGCTGCTGCTCGCGCTCGCGCCGTCGGCGCCCCTCGCCGCGGTCGCGTTGGTCGTATGGGGCCTCGGGTACGGCGGGGTCTCGGTGACCGCTCAGACATGGATGACGGTCGCCGCCCCGGACGCGCGGGAGACGGCTTCGTCGCTCTTCGCGGGTGTCTTCAACGGGGCGATCGCGCTGGGCGCGGTCGGCGGCGGCCTGGTCGTCGACGGCTTCGGCCCGACCGCGGTCCTGGCCTGGGGCGCCGTGCTGGTGCTCGGCGCGCCGGCGGCGATGGCACTCGGCCGTCCGGTGCGCTAG
- a CDS encoding tripartite tricarboxylate transporter permease encodes MDQLGLLMEGFAGALTPAHLLWALVGVTIGTAVGVLPGIGPALTVALLLPITFRLEPSSALIMFAGIYYGGMYGGSTTSILLNTPGESASMISALEGNKMARAGRAAAALATAALGSFVAGTIGTVALTFLAPLVADFATGFGPPEYVALMAVAFVTVSALLGPNLLKGFASLLVGVTIGLIGIDAQTGQPRLTYGIDALLDGIDVVIVVVALFALSEAFGHLLTGTGHATVEPLRGPAVLSGSDFRRSWPAWLRGTALGFPIGSLPAGGAEVPTFLSYAAEKRLTRHPEEFGRGAIEGVAGPEAANNAAAAGVLVPLLTIGLPTSATAAVILTAFQSYGLQPGPQLFSESGALVWTLIASLYVGNVMLLVLNLPLVRIWARLLEIPAYGIYAGVLVFATLGAYAAGGTAVDLLVLCGLGLLGLLMRTAGVPVAPAVVGLILGPLAEQQLRRALTLSEGDPAILVSSPITVFLWIVVLLSLLIPLLLPVAKRRRRALTRR; translated from the coding sequence ATGGATCAGCTGGGGCTGCTGATGGAGGGCTTCGCGGGCGCCCTCACGCCTGCGCACCTGCTGTGGGCGCTGGTCGGCGTCACGATCGGCACCGCCGTGGGCGTGCTGCCCGGGATCGGCCCGGCGCTCACCGTCGCGCTGCTGCTGCCGATCACGTTCCGGCTGGAGCCCTCCAGCGCGCTGATCATGTTCGCCGGCATCTACTACGGCGGCATGTACGGCGGGTCGACGACGTCGATCCTGCTCAACACGCCCGGCGAGAGCGCCTCGATGATCTCGGCCCTCGAAGGCAACAAGATGGCCCGCGCGGGGCGGGCCGCCGCCGCGCTCGCCACCGCGGCGCTCGGCTCCTTCGTCGCCGGCACGATCGGCACCGTCGCGCTGACGTTCCTCGCACCCCTCGTGGCCGACTTCGCCACCGGCTTCGGCCCGCCGGAGTACGTGGCGCTGATGGCCGTCGCGTTCGTCACGGTGAGCGCGTTGCTCGGGCCGAACCTGCTCAAGGGCTTCGCGAGCCTGCTCGTGGGCGTCACGATCGGGCTGATCGGGATCGACGCCCAGACCGGGCAGCCCCGGCTCACCTACGGCATCGACGCGCTGCTCGACGGCATCGACGTCGTGATCGTCGTGGTGGCGCTGTTCGCGCTCTCCGAGGCGTTCGGGCACCTGCTCACCGGCACCGGGCACGCGACGGTCGAGCCGCTGCGGGGGCCGGCCGTGCTCTCCGGGTCGGACTTCCGCCGGTCGTGGCCCGCCTGGTTGCGGGGCACCGCGCTCGGGTTCCCGATCGGGAGCCTCCCCGCCGGTGGCGCCGAGGTGCCGACCTTCCTGTCCTACGCCGCGGAGAAGCGGCTCACCCGCCACCCCGAGGAGTTCGGTCGCGGGGCGATCGAGGGCGTGGCAGGGCCGGAGGCCGCCAACAACGCGGCGGCGGCGGGCGTGCTGGTCCCGCTGCTCACGATCGGGCTGCCTACGTCGGCAACCGCGGCCGTGATCCTCACGGCGTTCCAGTCCTACGGGCTGCAGCCGGGCCCGCAGCTCTTCTCCGAGTCCGGCGCCCTGGTCTGGACGCTCATCGCGAGCCTGTACGTCGGCAACGTGATGCTGCTCGTGCTCAACCTGCCGCTGGTGCGGATCTGGGCCCGGCTGCTCGAGATCCCGGCGTACGGCATCTACGCCGGTGTGCTGGTGTTCGCGACGCTCGGGGCGTACGCGGCCGGTGGCACCGCTGTCGACCTGCTGGTGTTGTGCGGGCTCGGCCTGCTCGGGCTGCTGATGCGGACCGCGGGGGTGCCGGTGGCCCCGGCCGTGGTCGGGTTGATCCTCGGCCCGCTCGCCGAGCAGCAGCTGCGCCGCGCGCTCACCCTGTCGGAGGGCGACCCGGCGATCCTGGTGTCCTCGCCGATCACGGTGTTCCTGTGGATCGTCGTCCTGCTCTCGCTGCTGATCCCGCTGCTGCTGCCCGTGGCCAAGCGGCGCAGGCGTGCTCTCACGCGCCGGTGA
- a CDS encoding tripartite tricarboxylate transporter TctB family protein: MLATAVFGGLLLLAAVLVIVDALRLPATSAVVGPAAVPLPVGVALGAVGAGLLVDARRKLPRAGTGTPWQRRAGLRVLGLVAALIGFALLLPLLGYVVTATALFVAAALLLDAPRDWRVLAWGWALAAVVFLVFDRLIGLTLPSGPWGF; the protein is encoded by the coding sequence GTGCTCGCCACGGCGGTGTTCGGCGGGCTGCTGCTGCTCGCCGCCGTGCTCGTGATCGTCGACGCGTTGCGGCTCCCGGCCACGTCGGCCGTGGTCGGGCCCGCGGCCGTGCCGCTGCCGGTCGGGGTGGCGCTCGGCGCGGTCGGTGCCGGGCTGCTGGTCGACGCCCGCCGCAAGCTGCCCAGGGCCGGGACAGGCACCCCGTGGCAACGCCGGGCCGGGCTGCGGGTGCTCGGCCTCGTCGCGGCGCTGATCGGGTTCGCGCTGCTGCTGCCGCTGCTGGGCTACGTCGTCACCGCCACCGCGCTCTTCGTCGCCGCGGCCCTGCTGCTCGACGCCCCGCGGGACTGGCGGGTGCTCGCCTGGGGCTGGGCACTGGCCGCGGTCGTGTTCCTCGTCTTCGACCGGCTGATCGGGCTCACCCTGCCCAGCGGCCCCTGGGGGTTCTGA
- a CDS encoding Bug family tripartite tricarboxylate transporter substrate binding protein, producing MQPPGTTEERAAASPERGRRRSGVIALVAALAATAAVVLTAPADDRGGAVQDVLGDEQLRIMAPASPGGGWDQTSREMQKALRELVGRTEVYNVSGAGGTIGLSQFVRHDGDPSELMTTGLIMMGAVIANGSPHSLADTTPLARLTTDYQVVVVAADSPLTDLPGLVAAMQADIAAVSISGGSAGGAEQIMAGLLAQAVGADPARVSYVAHSGGGEALTTVLSGRSTIGIFGLSEIEPQIEAGTVRALGVSSADRLPSLPDVPSLKESGLDVVVENWRGVVAPPGITEQEEQALEDMLVRMAHTEAWRDALARRGWGDALLAGPAFEEFVTSEQDRVSRVLTQIGLGGS from the coding sequence GTGGCGGCGCTCGCGGCCACGGCCGCGGTCGTGCTCACCGCGCCGGCCGACGATCGCGGCGGCGCCGTGCAGGACGTGCTCGGCGACGAACAGCTGCGGATCATGGCCCCGGCCTCGCCCGGCGGGGGATGGGACCAGACCTCGCGGGAGATGCAGAAGGCGCTGCGCGAGCTGGTGGGGCGCACCGAGGTCTACAACGTCTCCGGGGCGGGCGGCACGATCGGGCTCAGCCAGTTCGTCCGGCACGACGGCGACCCGTCCGAGCTGATGACGACCGGGTTGATCATGATGGGCGCGGTCATCGCGAACGGCTCGCCGCATTCGCTCGCCGACACCACCCCGCTCGCGCGGCTCACCACCGACTACCAGGTCGTCGTGGTCGCGGCCGACTCCCCGCTCACCGACCTGCCCGGCCTGGTCGCGGCGATGCAGGCCGACATCGCCGCCGTCTCGATCTCCGGCGGATCGGCGGGCGGCGCCGAGCAGATCATGGCCGGCCTGCTCGCGCAGGCCGTCGGCGCCGACCCGGCGCGCGTCAGCTACGTCGCCCACTCCGGCGGCGGCGAGGCGCTCACCACCGTCCTGTCCGGGCGGTCGACCATCGGGATCTTCGGGCTCTCGGAGATCGAGCCCCAGATCGAGGCGGGCACCGTGCGCGCGCTCGGCGTGTCGAGCGCGGACCGGCTTCCGTCGCTGCCCGATGTCCCGTCGCTGAAGGAGTCGGGGCTCGACGTCGTCGTCGAGAACTGGCGCGGGGTCGTCGCCCCGCCGGGCATCACGGAGCAGGAGGAGCAGGCCCTGGAAGACATGCTCGTCCGGATGGCGCACACCGAGGCCTGGCGCGACGCGCTGGCCCGCCGGGGCTGGGGTGATGCCCTGCTCGCCGGGCCCGCGTTCGAGGAGTTCGTGACGTCCGAGCAGGACCGGGTGTCGCGGGTGCTCACCCAGATCGGGTTGGGGGGAAGCTGA